One Anthonomus grandis grandis chromosome 15, icAntGran1.3, whole genome shotgun sequence DNA segment encodes these proteins:
- the LOC126745359 gene encoding uncharacterized protein LOC126745359 isoform X3 translates to MQRALTTVEHWCEEEQLRVNPTKTTLVSFTKRRKLEPIRNIKFYGENLRLEDEVKYLGITLDKKLSFKKHVIQATNKATKTLMYCKRMFGRSWGLSPKMVHWMYTTMVRPIITYAAPIWWHAAEKRTVIQILNKTQRIACLGITGAMSTTPTAALENLIGLSPLHLVVRAEAITGAKRLLSNGATILSKDGHNALFDKIQDLGRLALRTDRTKVTYLDKPFIIKEKRGPLDAEANRLRQRGYSVWHTATKRSKIGVAVGMVEDEQQGRQLMLNLGLETTNLQASIIGIQTCVQLMREGLPRGKTFAIFTGDQAATLALQQFETKSRTVQSCWEDLRNLAEAQNKPEIILAENMGNNKAARRAIQLATQGASNSLVGPEPTCYVSDKTWKREIGNWLTNQNKFYWEQLPKMEQSKQLIGSPPFKKGENILGLSRQQLRKVAGLLTGHAPSRKHLHTLGKSVTSLCRGCNEEDETTLHILCFCEAFNQTRATFLGKEKPAPEGIRNLPLGTILDFLEATELNLWD, encoded by the coding sequence atgcaaagagccctgactactgtcgagcactggtgtgaggaagaacaactaagggtaaaccccacaaaaactactctggtttcctttaccaaaagaaggaaactagagcccattagaaacataaaattttatggagaaaatctgcgacttgaagacgaggtcaaatatctaggtataaccctggataaaaaactcagcttcaagaaacatgtaatccaagctacaaataaagccacgaaaactcttatgtactgcaagagaatgttcggtagatcatggggactgtcaccaaaaatggtacattggatgtacacgacaatggttagacccatcattacatacgcagcacctatatggtggcatgcggcagaaaagaggactgtaatacagatactcaacaaaacacaacgaatagcatgtctgggcataacaggagcgatgtcaacaacgccgactgctgccctagagaacctgataggactaagcccgctacacttagtggtacgggctgaagctataacgggggcgaaaagactgctgtcaaatggcgcaacaatcctatcgaaagatgggcacaatgccctatttgacaagatacaggaccttgggcgcctggccctaagaacagacagaaccaaggtcacatacctagacaaaccttttatcatcaaagaaaaaaggggaccactggacgcagaagcgaacaggctcaggcaaagaggttactcagtatggcacacggcaaccaaacgatccaagatcggggtagctgtgggcatggtggaggacgaacaacagggcagacaacttatgctaaacctgggcctcgaaacaacaaatttacaggcaagcataataggaattcaaacctgtgtccaactgatgagagaagggctgccaagaggcaaaaccttcgcaattttcacaggagaccaggctgcgacacttgcactacaacagttcgagactaagtcaaggactgtgcaaagctgctgggaggatctcaggaacctcgccgaagcgcaaaataagccagagataatcctagcagagaatatgggcaacaataaggctgcaagaagggctatccaacttgcaacccagggagccagcaacagcctggtaggccctgaaccaacatgttatgtcagcgataagacctggaagagggaaatcggcaactggctaacaaaccagaacaaattctactgggagcagctgccaaagatggaacaatccaaacaacttataggcagcccacccttcaagaagggtgagaacatactgggcctctccagacaacaactgcgaaaggtcgcagggctacttacaggccatgcacccagcaggaaacacctgcatacgctagggaaatcagttacctcgctatgtaggggatgcaatgaggaggacgaaacaactcttcacatactgtgcttctgtgaagcatttaatcaaaccagggcaacattcctggggaaagagaaacccgcaccagagggtataagaaacctaccactgggcacaatcctggacttcctcgaagctacagaattgaacctgtgggactaa